In Allomuricauda ruestringensis DSM 13258, the following proteins share a genomic window:
- the gmk gene encoding guanylate kinase: MTEGGKLIIFSAPSGSGKTTIVKHLLDQLELNLAFSISATSRPRRGKEKNGVNYYFMSVSQFKRHIKDGDFLEWEEVYRDNFYGTLKSEVERLWAEGKNVIFDIDVSGGLRIKKKFPEKTLAVFVKPPSVDELKIRLKKRSTESDDKINMRIAKASVELATAPQFDKIIKNYDLDVALNEAHRLVAEFVGAEMPPKED, translated from the coding sequence ATGACAGAAGGCGGTAAACTTATCATTTTCTCGGCACCCTCAGGCAGTGGTAAAACCACGATTGTGAAGCATCTATTGGATCAACTAGAACTGAACTTGGCATTTTCCATATCGGCAACATCCCGCCCTCGAAGGGGAAAGGAAAAGAATGGGGTCAACTACTATTTTATGTCGGTTTCCCAATTTAAAAGGCACATCAAAGACGGTGATTTTTTGGAATGGGAAGAAGTGTACCGGGATAATTTTTATGGTACTCTTAAAAGTGAAGTAGAGCGTCTTTGGGCCGAAGGGAAAAACGTGATTTTTGATATTGATGTTTCTGGCGGACTTAGAATTAAAAAGAAGTTTCCGGAGAAAACATTGGCCGTTTTTGTAAAACCTCCCAGTGTTGATGAACTTAAAATCAGACTGAAAAAAAGAAGTACCGAAAGCGATGATAAAATCAATATGCGGATTGCCAAGGCATCCGTGGAGCTGGCCACAGCCCCTCAGTTTGATAAAATCATCAAGAACTACGACCTCGATGTTGCTCTTAATGAGGCCCATAGATTGGTCGCCGAATTTGTTGGGGCCGAGATGCCCCCTAAAGAAGATTAG
- the nadD gene encoding nicotinate (nicotinamide) nucleotide adenylyltransferase translates to MKKVGLFFGTFNPIHIGHLVLANHLVEFSDLDEVWFVITPQSPFKVKQSLLDNNHRYQMVFEAVQDYPKLKPSKIEFDLPQPNYTTNTLAHLDDKYGKDHQFSLIMGEDNLKSFHKWKNYEAILEHYSIYVYPRVSDGKIEHQFKGHPKITKVDAPIMEISSTFIRKAHKAGKNVRPMLPHSVWKYMDEMNFYR, encoded by the coding sequence ATGAAAAAGGTAGGGCTCTTTTTTGGGACCTTTAACCCTATACACATAGGCCATTTGGTCTTGGCGAACCATCTGGTGGAATTTTCCGATCTGGATGAGGTTTGGTTCGTAATAACGCCACAAAGCCCGTTTAAGGTGAAGCAATCCCTTTTGGACAACAACCATCGCTATCAAATGGTGTTCGAAGCGGTTCAGGATTATCCGAAGCTAAAACCCAGTAAAATAGAGTTTGATCTTCCCCAGCCCAATTATACCACCAATACCCTGGCCCATTTGGATGACAAATACGGAAAAGACCATCAATTTTCACTGATTATGGGGGAGGACAATCTAAAAAGCTTCCATAAATGGAAGAACTACGAGGCTATTTTGGAACATTATTCCATTTATGTGTATCCTAGGGTATCGGACGGTAAGATAGAGCATCAATTTAAGGGACACCCAAAAATTACCAAGGTGGATGCGCCCATCATGGAAATATCATCGACTTTTATCCGCAAAGCACACAAAGCAGGTAAAAATGTTCGTCCCATGCTCCCGCATTCCGTTTGGAAATATATGGATGAAATGAATTTTTACAGATAG
- a CDS encoding glycoside hydrolase family 130 protein: MKKTFLFLFVLLLSQTNTFSQTKEKDWMLGPFERPENAQPILQKDSASTFKSPITQTIVHWESMATFNPAAITTSDSIYVLYRAEEKLGEKEIGGHRSRIGMATSADGTSYNKWPQPVFYPKNDNQKINEWPGGIEDPRIVETEDGLYVLTYTQWNRKVPKLAVATSKDLVHWEKHGPVFQNYKNGIYHEKETKSGAIVTALKDGKLVAAKIDGKYWMYYGVPHIWLATSTNMIDWEPVETYEGKLAPVLSPRPGYFDSWLVEAGPPPLLTNNGIVVLYNAGNSQNIGVKELGNRIYTGGQALFDAQEPWKLLDRTEKPFIKPELPFEKSGQYKDGTTFLEGLVLFKNVWYLYYGTADSMVGVVTARK; this comes from the coding sequence ATGAAAAAGACATTTTTATTTCTATTCGTTCTTTTACTTTCCCAAACCAACACATTTTCCCAAACCAAAGAAAAAGATTGGATGTTGGGCCCATTTGAACGTCCGGAAAATGCCCAACCTATTTTACAGAAAGATAGTGCTTCAACCTTTAAAAGTCCTATAACACAAACTATTGTGCATTGGGAATCCATGGCTACATTTAACCCCGCCGCGATTACCACAAGCGATTCTATCTATGTTCTTTATCGGGCTGAAGAAAAATTAGGGGAAAAGGAAATCGGGGGACATCGTTCACGAATCGGAATGGCCACTTCGGCGGATGGTACTTCCTACAACAAATGGCCACAACCTGTATTTTACCCAAAAAACGACAATCAAAAAATCAATGAATGGCCAGGCGGTATTGAAGACCCACGCATAGTTGAGACAGAAGATGGATTGTATGTTCTTACCTATACACAATGGAACCGTAAAGTCCCCAAGCTTGCCGTTGCCACCTCAAAAGATTTAGTGCATTGGGAAAAGCATGGACCAGTATTCCAAAACTATAAGAACGGTATTTACCACGAAAAAGAAACCAAATCGGGAGCCATTGTAACAGCACTTAAGGATGGTAAACTGGTTGCTGCAAAGATTGATGGTAAATATTGGATGTACTATGGTGTGCCCCATATTTGGCTGGCCACATCAACCAATATGATAGATTGGGAGCCCGTGGAAACCTACGAAGGCAAACTGGCACCCGTTTTAAGCCCTAGGCCCGGTTATTTCGATTCTTGGCTAGTGGAAGCAGGTCCACCTCCACTACTAACGAATAATGGCATTGTGGTGCTCTACAATGCAGGGAATTCACAAAATATTGGAGTAAAGGAACTCGGAAATCGAATTTATACAGGAGGGCAGGCCCTTTTTGATGCCCAAGAACCTTGGAAGCTGTTGGACCGTACCGAGAAACCTTTTATAAAACCCGAATTGCCTTTTGAAAAATCAGGCCAATATAAAGATGGTACTACCTTTCTGGAGGGCTTGGTACTCTTCAAAAATGTTTGGTATCTGTATTACGGAACGGCAGATAGCATGGTAGGGGTGGTTACCGCAAGAAAATAG
- a CDS encoding DUF6503 family protein, whose translation MVRYCFMFLTLGFISIAPVQAQSPSAEEVLQKAIAFHDPNGNWESLNTTFKVVMETPDRPLRTSTIAVDFPQQEFTLDVEQDGNSYLYKINKDSCEITLNGSNDISEEEAEKFRLNCERGNFMKDYYTYLYGLPMKLNDPGTHLDPKLYNKTFKGKKYVVLKVTYDAEVGTDTWYFYFDPTTYAMEVYQFYHDESKNDGEYILLNGLEEINGIKMPKTRAWYLNKDDKYLGTDTLEKI comes from the coding sequence ATGGTAAGATATTGTTTTATGTTCCTAACACTGGGGTTTATATCCATTGCTCCCGTTCAAGCCCAATCGCCCTCCGCAGAAGAGGTTTTGCAAAAGGCCATTGCGTTTCACGACCCTAATGGCAATTGGGAAAGCTTAAATACCACATTTAAGGTGGTTATGGAAACCCCGGACCGTCCATTGCGTACAAGTACCATCGCAGTGGATTTTCCCCAACAGGAATTTACGTTGGATGTGGAACAAGATGGCAATTCCTATTTGTATAAAATAAACAAGGATTCTTGTGAAATTACCTTAAATGGAAGTAATGATATTTCTGAGGAAGAAGCTGAAAAATTCAGATTGAATTGTGAACGCGGCAACTTCATGAAAGATTACTACACATACTTGTACGGCCTCCCAATGAAGTTGAACGACCCTGGTACACACTTGGATCCCAAACTTTACAATAAGACATTCAAGGGCAAAAAGTATGTGGTTTTAAAAGTTACCTACGATGCTGAAGTCGGCACCGATACATGGTATTTTTATTTTGACCCAACTACCTACGCCATGGAAGTATATCAATTTTACCATGATGAAAGTAAAAATGATGGTGAATACATACTTTTGAATGGATTAGAGGAAATCAACGGGATAAAAATGCCCAAGACAAGAGCTTGGTACCTGAATAAGGACGATAAATACTTAGGAACAGATACTTTGGAAAAAATTTAA
- a CDS encoding inorganic phosphate transporter encodes MDNIYFLILVALGILAIADLVVGVSNDAVNFLNSAIGSKAISFKTIMIVASLGIAFGAIFSSGLMEVARKGIFNPGEFYFDEIMFIFMAVMITDILLLDFFNTLGMPTSTTVSIVFNLLGAAVAMAILKIADVNGSFSDVVNYINTDKAIEIIIGILSSVVIAFTIGAFVQWVSRVLLSYHFQKKAKWVGAIFAGIALSAISYFILLKGIKGTPFADQTYGFIGGVTIKDFLETEIYKVALINFAFWALLSYLLIQFAKVNMYKVIIGVGTFALALAFAGNDLVNFIGVPIAAWQSYQAWVGSGIPASEFSMGILATKVETPTILLFLSGMIMVVTLWLSKKARYVADTEINLSREGEAKEKFQPNFLSRGLVRISIGLSTWASAVVPKSIQNKIDKRFEKPTVNLSKDKVLQLPAFDMIRASVNLMVAGILISIATSYKLPLSTTYVTFMVAMGTSLADRAWGAESAVYRVAGVLNVIAGWFSTAIIAFLASGVILALISFGKGAAISILLFAAVLLLVRNYISYNKKSKEIKVEDRLRRAESSSIQGVIEESAANIANVIKRSNKIYTNSINGLAKQALDSLKKNKKQGKKLALEIEDLREHTFYFIKNLEEAHIGASNFYINIMGYLTDMSQSLEYIGKVSYNHVNNNHKKLKYNQIKELKEIDHKLEEIFNGTQKAFEERSFEQIGVILDSKQELYDLVSQKIDIQVSRTRTEESSPKNTTLYFSLLLETRDLITAMMNLLEQYYREHDSTVEPATIEMK; translated from the coding sequence ATGGACAACATTTATTTTTTAATTCTGGTCGCTTTGGGCATTTTAGCTATAGCAGACCTTGTTGTTGGTGTAAGCAATGATGCAGTTAACTTTCTTAATTCTGCTATAGGCTCCAAGGCCATTTCATTTAAGACCATTATGATTGTTGCCAGCTTGGGAATTGCATTTGGTGCCATTTTCTCAAGCGGTCTTATGGAAGTTGCCAGGAAAGGTATATTTAACCCTGGCGAGTTTTACTTTGACGAAATCATGTTCATTTTTATGGCCGTGATGATAACGGACATTCTGTTGCTGGATTTCTTCAACACCTTGGGAATGCCCACATCCACTACAGTTTCCATAGTTTTTAACCTGTTGGGTGCGGCCGTTGCCATGGCCATATTAAAAATAGCGGATGTAAACGGTAGTTTCTCCGATGTTGTCAATTATATCAACACCGACAAGGCCATCGAGATAATCATTGGCATACTATCCTCAGTAGTAATAGCTTTTACCATTGGTGCCTTTGTACAATGGGTATCAAGGGTATTGTTATCCTATCATTTTCAGAAAAAAGCAAAGTGGGTCGGAGCTATTTTTGCTGGAATAGCCCTATCGGCGATATCCTATTTTATATTATTGAAAGGTATAAAAGGAACTCCTTTTGCCGATCAAACCTATGGTTTTATTGGAGGTGTCACGATCAAAGACTTTTTAGAGACCGAAATTTACAAGGTAGCATTGATCAACTTTGCCTTTTGGGCCCTTTTATCCTATTTACTTATCCAGTTTGCTAAAGTCAATATGTACAAAGTGATCATTGGAGTGGGAACTTTTGCCCTGGCCCTAGCTTTTGCCGGAAACGACCTTGTTAACTTTATCGGTGTACCTATCGCGGCATGGCAATCATACCAAGCATGGGTTGGTTCTGGAATCCCAGCCTCTGAATTTAGCATGGGAATCTTGGCCACTAAAGTCGAAACCCCGACAATACTATTGTTCCTATCTGGAATGATTATGGTGGTAACACTTTGGTTGTCCAAAAAAGCAAGATACGTGGCCGATACCGAGATAAACCTATCCCGTGAGGGTGAGGCCAAAGAAAAGTTTCAGCCCAATTTTTTATCCAGGGGGTTAGTAAGGATTTCCATAGGTTTATCCACTTGGGCATCCGCAGTGGTACCAAAATCTATACAGAATAAAATTGATAAGCGTTTCGAAAAACCTACCGTAAATCTTTCAAAGGACAAAGTACTTCAACTACCTGCTTTTGATATGATCAGAGCATCCGTAAACTTGATGGTTGCCGGTATCCTGATTTCGATTGCCACATCTTACAAATTGCCGCTATCCACCACTTATGTAACCTTTATGGTGGCTATGGGTACTTCTTTGGCCGATAGGGCGTGGGGAGCAGAAAGTGCCGTATATCGTGTAGCTGGCGTACTCAACGTAATTGCTGGCTGGTTCAGTACCGCTATCATTGCTTTCTTGGCCTCTGGAGTAATTTTGGCACTTATAAGCTTTGGAAAAGGAGCTGCCATCTCCATACTATTGTTCGCCGCTGTTCTCCTTTTGGTAAGAAACTATATTTCCTATAACAAAAAATCAAAGGAAATAAAGGTTGAGGATCGCTTAAGAAGAGCTGAGAGCAGTTCCATCCAAGGAGTTATAGAAGAGAGTGCCGCCAATATTGCCAATGTAATAAAGCGAAGCAATAAAATCTATACCAACTCCATCAACGGGCTTGCCAAACAAGCACTGGACTCATTAAAAAAGAACAAGAAACAGGGTAAAAAGCTTGCACTGGAAATAGAAGATCTAAGGGAACATACCTTCTATTTTATCAAAAACTTGGAGGAAGCCCATATTGGTGCCAGTAATTTTTACATCAATATTATGGGGTACTTAACCGATATGTCACAATCCTTGGAATATATTGGGAAGGTTAGCTACAACCATGTCAACAACAATCACAAAAAATTAAAATACAACCAAATAAAAGAGCTAAAGGAGATTGACCATAAGTTGGAAGAAATTTTCAATGGTACTCAAAAAGCATTTGAAGAACGATCCTTTGAGCAAATAGGTGTCATTTTGGACTCCAAACAAGAGCTGTATGATTTGGTATCACAAAAAATTGACATCCAAGTCTCTAGGACAAGGACAGAGGAATCCAGCCCCAAAAATACGACGCTTTACTTCTCTCTTTTGCTTGAAACAAGGGATTTAATTACTGCAATGATGAACCTTTTGGAGCAGTACTATCGTGAACATGATAGTACTGTTGAACCTGCTACAATTGAGATGAAATAA
- a CDS encoding porin, which translates to MNTKKLALIGFFLIFTYAQFSYSQEISPTKFGNGLLNIVGKDSTWSMKVGTRIQLLSNFSWTDDGENEFASPEQNFLVRRARLKFDGFAYSPKLKYKIELGLSNRDLSGGSEFTRNTPRYILDAVVMWNFYQNFELWFGQTKLPGNIERVISSGNLQQVDRSLLNSRFTIDRDMGFQLRHHFYLGDTFLVREKFALSQGDGRNVTEGNLGGHQYTTRLELLPFGKFTAKGDYKGADLSRETTPKLMVAATYDLNNDAVKTRSNMGTYMFTDIGLYETDISTLFLDFMFKYNGFSLMGEYADRDADNPIAINSDNTETGDVVQVGRGLNLQSGYLFKNNWEVSARYTNIKLDYNITGKTPETQYTLGLSKYIAGHKLKVQTDLSYLNIDDGFDTLMYRLQVEVHF; encoded by the coding sequence ATGAATACCAAAAAGTTAGCCTTAATCGGCTTCTTCTTAATATTTACATACGCACAATTTTCTTATTCCCAAGAGATATCCCCGACAAAGTTTGGCAATGGATTGCTTAACATAGTTGGAAAGGATAGCACTTGGTCCATGAAGGTGGGGACAAGAATACAACTATTGTCCAATTTTAGTTGGACAGACGATGGTGAAAATGAATTTGCCAGCCCTGAACAGAACTTTTTGGTCAGGCGAGCCCGATTAAAATTTGATGGTTTTGCCTATTCCCCAAAACTCAAGTACAAAATAGAACTTGGCCTTTCCAATAGGGACCTTTCTGGAGGCTCGGAATTCACAAGAAATACACCTCGATACATTTTAGATGCAGTTGTAATGTGGAACTTTTACCAAAACTTTGAACTTTGGTTTGGACAAACAAAGTTGCCCGGCAATATTGAAAGGGTCATCTCATCGGGAAACCTTCAACAAGTAGATCGGTCCTTACTAAATAGCAGATTTACTATCGACAGGGATATGGGCTTTCAGCTTAGGCATCATTTTTATTTGGGCGACACATTTTTGGTGCGTGAAAAATTCGCCTTATCCCAAGGAGATGGAAGAAATGTTACCGAAGGTAATTTAGGAGGGCATCAATACACCACAAGACTAGAGTTATTGCCCTTTGGAAAGTTCACAGCCAAAGGGGATTATAAAGGAGCTGACCTAAGCCGGGAAACGACTCCAAAATTAATGGTTGCAGCCACATACGACCTTAATAATGATGCAGTAAAGACCCGAAGCAACATGGGCACTTACATGTTTACGGACATAGGTTTATACGAAACCGACATCTCTACATTGTTCTTGGATTTCATGTTCAAGTACAATGGATTTTCCCTGATGGGCGAATATGCAGATCGTGATGCGGACAACCCAATAGCCATAAACTCGGACAATACCGAAACAGGAGATGTTGTACAAGTGGGAAGGGGGCTTAACCTTCAATCGGGTTACCTGTTTAAAAATAATTGGGAAGTATCTGCCAGGTACACCAACATTAAATTGGATTACAACATAACTGGAAAAACACCTGAAACACAATACACCTTAGGTCTCTCAAAATATATAGCAGGTCATAAGTTAAAGGTGCAAACCGATTTAAGCTATTTAAACATAGATGATGGATTTGATACATTAATGTATCGCTTACAAGTAGAGGTACATTTCTAA
- the dgt gene encoding dGTP triphosphohydrolase: MNWEQLLSLKRHGDTGKRLRKEQNETRLGFEVDYDRIIFSSAFRSLQDKTQVFPMPIAVGSQKNFVHTRLTHSLEVSVVGRSLGRIAGQQILSKYPFLSEVHGHHFNDFGAIVAAAALAHDIGNPPFGHSGEKAIGNYFKQGKGKFYEDVLTSEEYQDLIDFEGNANGFKLLTESREGVPGGLRLSYATLGAFIKYPKASLPKKPSRSIVDKKFGFFQSEKSFFNELVEEIGLLPNPNHPETGFLRHPLTYLVEAADDICYTIIDFEDGINLGLIPEEYALEYLINLVKDNINTKKYNAMTTSSDRLSYLRALAISTLIGDAVDVFVKNEAKILNGAFDVSLLDKGKYRAQVEDIIKLSVEKIYQSTEVVDKELAGYRIISDLLDMYTTALINVKEREDTNYDRLLIKSLPKNYQNTDKSIYKILLDTSCFVASLSDSAAVHIHDKLTGRKI, translated from the coding sequence ATGAACTGGGAACAATTACTTTCTTTAAAACGTCACGGCGACACAGGTAAACGATTACGAAAGGAACAGAACGAAACCCGTTTGGGTTTTGAGGTGGACTACGACCGAATCATTTTTTCGTCTGCTTTTAGGAGCTTGCAGGACAAGACCCAAGTGTTTCCAATGCCCATAGCCGTTGGGTCCCAAAAGAATTTTGTGCATACCCGCCTTACACATAGTTTGGAGGTATCGGTGGTGGGAAGAAGCCTTGGACGCATTGCAGGACAGCAAATTTTGTCGAAATATCCGTTTTTGTCCGAAGTGCACGGTCACCATTTTAATGATTTTGGAGCTATAGTTGCCGCTGCGGCCCTAGCCCACGATATTGGCAATCCTCCATTTGGACACAGTGGGGAAAAGGCCATTGGAAATTATTTTAAACAAGGCAAAGGAAAGTTCTATGAAGATGTGTTGACTTCTGAGGAGTACCAAGACCTTATCGATTTTGAAGGGAACGCCAACGGTTTTAAACTCTTGACCGAGTCTCGCGAAGGCGTTCCGGGAGGTCTCCGGTTGAGTTATGCCACTTTGGGCGCATTTATAAAATATCCAAAAGCCTCCTTGCCCAAAAAGCCATCCAGAAGCATCGTGGATAAAAAGTTCGGGTTCTTTCAATCGGAGAAATCATTTTTTAATGAGCTAGTGGAAGAAATTGGTCTATTGCCCAACCCCAACCATCCCGAAACAGGATTTTTAAGACACCCACTTACCTATTTGGTCGAGGCTGCCGATGATATCTGTTACACCATCATCGATTTTGAGGATGGAATCAACCTGGGGCTCATTCCAGAGGAATATGCATTGGAGTATTTGATCAACTTGGTGAAGGATAACATCAACACCAAAAAATATAATGCCATGACCACCTCAAGCGATCGGTTGAGTTATTTGAGGGCACTTGCCATTAGCACCTTGATCGGGGATGCCGTGGATGTTTTTGTGAAGAATGAGGCTAAAATCCTTAATGGAGCGTTTGATGTTTCTCTGTTGGACAAGGGAAAATATAGGGCTCAGGTAGAGGACATCATCAAATTGAGCGTAGAGAAAATCTATCAATCCACCGAAGTGGTCGATAAGGAACTGGCAGGTTACCGTATAATTTCGGACCTGTTGGACATGTACACTACGGCCTTGATCAATGTAAAAGAGAGGGAGGATACCAATTATGACCGATTGCTGATCAAAAGTTTACCTAAAAACTATCAGAATACAGATAAATCGATTTATAAAATATTGTTGGACACCAGTTGTTTCGTGGCCAGCTTATCCGATAGCGCAGCAGTGCACATTCATGATAAATTAACCGGGAGAAAGATCTAA
- a CDS encoding DUF3078 domain-containing protein, whose amino-acid sequence MRINCFLILFLTVFLSANAQITRLKVFEPDSTDTGFKIVRIKDVKLKYLTRNAKLTDPRTVLNRVKPLSIWYNRFKPTSFWKKVNKFGLNVSEVSFVNWNAGGDNSISALASADFSRNYKFRYLNWNNEVQLRYGLNAQEGRKLRKTDDQIRLSTTLSFRKDTITNWYYSVKANLRTQFSNGYKYPDRENPISRFMAPGYLFVGVGTSYIPPKDNFNLYISPATMKSTFVLDEVLSNQGAFGVEKGKNVFLELGFLITNSWDTEIARNVLMSHRINLYTDYVRSFGNIDVDWELNFNLKVNEYLNANIGTHLIFDDDTKFDEVIAEDGTVIDPGIAKIQFKQLLGVGLLYSF is encoded by the coding sequence ATGCGAATAAATTGTTTTTTGATTCTATTCCTTACTGTTTTCTTATCTGCCAATGCACAGATAACCCGTTTAAAGGTTTTTGAACCCGACAGCACCGATACTGGTTTTAAAATTGTTCGCATCAAAGATGTCAAGCTAAAATATCTCACAAGGAATGCCAAGCTCACCGACCCCCGTACTGTCCTCAATCGTGTAAAACCTTTGAGTATTTGGTACAATCGTTTTAAGCCAACATCATTTTGGAAAAAAGTGAACAAATTTGGACTTAACGTAAGCGAAGTATCGTTTGTAAACTGGAATGCTGGTGGTGACAACTCGATTTCTGCACTGGCAAGTGCAGATTTTTCACGGAATTATAAGTTCCGATATTTAAACTGGAACAACGAGGTTCAACTTAGATATGGCCTTAATGCACAAGAAGGGAGGAAACTAAGAAAAACGGACGACCAGATTCGATTGTCCACCACCCTAAGTTTTAGAAAAGATACCATCACTAACTGGTATTATTCCGTAAAGGCAAATTTGCGGACCCAGTTTTCCAACGGTTATAAATATCCCGATAGAGAAAACCCGATTTCCAGGTTTATGGCTCCCGGGTATCTGTTTGTCGGTGTCGGTACATCCTATATCCCGCCCAAGGACAACTTCAACCTATATATTTCTCCCGCAACCATGAAATCCACTTTTGTTCTGGATGAAGTACTGTCCAATCAAGGAGCTTTTGGTGTGGAAAAAGGTAAAAACGTTTTTTTGGAACTCGGTTTTTTAATAACCAATAGTTGGGACACGGAAATTGCTCGTAATGTTTTAATGAGCCACAGAATCAATCTTTACACGGACTATGTTCGGAGTTTTGGAAATATAGATGTGGATTGGGAATTGAATTTTAACCTTAAGGTGAACGAGTATCTCAATGCCAATATCGGTACCCATCTCATCTTTGATGATGACACAAAATTTGATGAGGTAATCGCGGAAGATGGTACTGTAATAGACCCCGGAATAGCCAAAATACAGTTTAAGCAGTTGCTTGGAGTAGGATTGCTTTACTCCTTTTAG
- a CDS encoding 1-deoxy-D-xylulose-5-phosphate synthase: MGRINTFVFYSLERLLPHIEFPEDLKKIPLDELPRLAQELREFIIDIVSTKEGHLGASLGVVELTIALHYVFNTPNDKLIWDVGHQAYGHKILTGRKEIFETNRQLGGISGFPKRTESEYDDFGTGHSSTAISAILGMAMASQLKGNYTKQHIAVVGDASIASGMAFEGLNHLGVTNVNALIVLNDNAIGIDPSVGALKKYLTNVKAGTAKDENIFECLNLNYSGPIDGHDVKALVKELERLKHVEGPKLLHIITTKGKGLKQAEEDQVVYHAPGKFDKVTGERLKKSGQNGPPKYQDVFGYTMVELAKKNKNIVGITPAMPSGSSLKFMMDQMPDRAFDVGIAEQHAVTLAAGMATQGLVPFCNIYSTFLQRAYDQVIHDVALQKLPVIFCLDRAGLVGQDGPTHHGVFDMAYLRCIPNFIIFAPMNEMELRNIMYTAQLGLNNPIAIRYPRGHGVHVDWNNDFEAIEIGKARCLKEGSEIAVLTMGHIGNIIADLIKNLDGSEKVGHYDMRFVKPLDKNTLRTIFNQYKYIITVEDGTKMGGFGSAVIAFANEEGLSKPVKIFGVPDQFVEHGTIPETHQLAGIDFDTIHSYIQSTLDQCE, from the coding sequence TTGGGGAGAATCAATACTTTTGTTTTTTATTCATTGGAAAGGCTGTTACCACATATCGAATTCCCCGAAGACCTCAAAAAAATACCTTTGGATGAGTTGCCCCGACTCGCCCAAGAATTGAGGGAGTTTATTATTGATATTGTTTCCACCAAAGAAGGGCATTTAGGTGCAAGTTTGGGGGTCGTGGAACTTACCATTGCCCTACATTATGTGTTCAACACTCCCAACGACAAACTTATCTGGGATGTGGGCCACCAAGCCTACGGACATAAAATTTTGACCGGACGAAAGGAAATTTTTGAAACCAATCGTCAATTGGGCGGAATTAGTGGTTTTCCAAAAAGAACTGAAAGCGAATACGATGATTTTGGAACGGGGCACAGCTCCACAGCCATCTCGGCCATATTAGGAATGGCAATGGCATCCCAATTAAAGGGCAATTATACCAAACAGCATATTGCCGTAGTGGGCGATGCCTCCATTGCCAGCGGAATGGCCTTTGAAGGATTGAACCATCTCGGAGTGACCAATGTAAACGCATTAATCGTGCTCAATGACAATGCTATTGGAATCGACCCCAGCGTTGGAGCCCTAAAAAAATACCTTACCAATGTAAAGGCAGGTACCGCCAAGGACGAAAATATTTTTGAATGTCTCAACCTCAACTACTCCGGTCCTATTGACGGTCATGATGTAAAAGCCTTGGTCAAGGAACTGGAAAGGCTAAAGCATGTTGAAGGTCCAAAGTTGCTTCATATCATCACTACGAAGGGAAAAGGTTTAAAACAGGCCGAGGAAGACCAAGTGGTGTACCATGCTCCAGGAAAGTTTGACAAGGTTACCGGGGAACGTCTGAAAAAATCTGGGCAGAATGGACCTCCAAAATATCAAGATGTTTTCGGATACACCATGGTGGAATTGGCCAAAAAAAATAAAAATATTGTTGGGATTACCCCCGCCATGCCCAGTGGCAGCTCGCTAAAGTTTATGATGGATCAAATGCCCGACCGTGCCTTTGATGTAGGGATAGCCGAACAACATGCCGTTACCTTGGCTGCAGGAATGGCCACGCAAGGTTTGGTGCCTTTTTGTAATATTTATTCCACTTTTTTACAACGGGCCTATGACCAGGTGATACATGATGTGGCCCTACAAAAGCTTCCGGTTATTTTTTGTTTGGACCGTGCTGGTTTGGTGGGACAGGATGGGCCTACACACCATGGCGTTTTTGATATGGCCTATTTACGCTGCATCCCAAACTTCATCATTTTTGCTCCAATGAACGAAATGGAACTCCGAAATATAATGTACACCGCACAATTGGGGCTAAATAACCCCATTGCCATACGATACCCAAGAGGGCATGGTGTACATGTTGATTGGAACAATGATTTTGAGGCCATTGAAATTGGTAAGGCCCGATGTTTGAAAGAAGGTTCCGAAATTGCGGTACTTACCATGGGTCACATAGGTAACATTATCGCTGACCTCATTAAAAATTTAGATGGTTCTGAAAAAGTTGGCCATTACGATATGCGTTTTGTAAAACCCTTGGACAAGAATACACTACGTACTATTTTTAACCAATATAAGTACATTATTACTGTAGAGGATGGTACCAAAATGGGTGGTTTTGGTTCGGCCGTCATAGCGTTTGCCAATGAAGAGGGATTGTCAAAACCTGTTAAAATATTTGGAGTTCCCGATCAATTTGTTGAGCATGGCACCATACCCGAGACCCATCAATTGGCTGGTATAGATTTTGATACAATACATTCATACATACAATCAACCTTAGACCAATGCGAATAA